The Flavobacterium sp. 140616W15 sequence GAATTGAATAATATCAGTGTTACCATCCGAATGCAAAAGTGAATAGATTTTTTTCAGATTCAAATCAATTTCATTTCTTTCAAATTCACTATAATAAACTCGAATCCATAAGGTGTCTTTATCATTTTTATCATATACATTTATAGCACCTGAAAAACGCAATAAATCATCATAAAAAACCGAAACTTTTGAGATTCGTTCATAACGCTCCAAGTAATCTAACAATGGATTTGTTAATGGATACGATGGCTTTTTAAAAAACATCAAAGGTTCACTCATTTTAAATATATTTGATACAAATTTATATTAAATATAAACCATTCAGTAACAAAAACCAAACTGAAACGTCTTACTAAAAACTAAAACTACTAATAAATTTGGAAACAATACTCACAATACAGAACCTACACAAAAGATATGGGCGGGTTCAGGCTCTGAAAGATATTTCATTCGAAATAGAAAAAGGTCGCGTTTATGGAATTCTAGGCCCAAACGGAAGCGGAAAATCTACAACATTAGGAATCGTTTTAAATGTAGTAAACAAAACTTCTGGGCAATACAGCTGGTTTGGTGGTAAAATACAAACACATGACGCATTAAAAAAAGTAGGTGCAATTATCGAAAGACCTAACTTTTATCCCTACATGACTGCTGAAGAAAATCTAAAATTGGTTTGTAAAATCAAAAACATCGATTATTCTAAAATAAATGAAAAGTTAGAATTAGTAGGTTTAAACGAGAGAAAAAACAGCAAGTTTAGTACTTTTTCATTGGGGATGAAACAGCGTTTAGCCATTGCATCAGCTTTATTAAACGACCCCGAAATATTAATTCTTGATGAACCAACAAATGGCTTAGACCCACAAGGAATTCATCAGATTCGTGATATCATAAAAAAAATTGCCTCTCAAGGAACAACGATATTACTTGCCTCACATTTATTAGATGAAGTTGAAAAAGTATGTACTGATGTCGTGGTTTTAAGAAAAGGCGAAATTTTATATTCTGGTCCAGTTGGCGGCATGTCTGCAAATGAAGGCTTCTTTGAAATACAAGCTGATGATACTGAAAAATTAATTGCAGTGACAGAGACTCATCCTGCTGTTGACCGTATAATAAAAGAAAAAGAAATGATTCTGGTTTATTTAAAAAACGATTTAAATGCCGCAGATTTAAACCGCTTTTTATTTTCACAAAACATCACCTTAAACCATTTAGTAAAACGTAAAAACAGTTTAGAAGAACAATTTCTTGAACTAACCAATAACGCTTCTATAAAAAATAAATAAGCCATGAACAGACTTCTCTCTATAGAACTACAAAAAATTTGGAAAAATAAAGCCAGCCGTATATTAACATTAGCCTATTTTATTCTTCTTACTTTTATTGCATTAATTGCATCTATAAAATTCGACTTAGGTGCCTTTAAATTTCATTTGGCTGAAATGGGAATTTTTAATTTTCCTTTCATTTGGCATTTCAACACTTATATCGCTGCTTGGTTAAAATTTTTCTTAGCAATTGTAATTGTCTCTATGATGGCTAATGAATATAGTTATGGGACTTTAAAGCAAAACCTTATTGATGGTTTAAGTAAAAAAGAGTTTGTTTTATCAAAGTTCTACACCGTAATCTTATTTTCTTTTTGCTCTACTGTTTTCGTATTCATAATGAGCTTACTATTAGGATTATGTTTTTCTT is a genomic window containing:
- a CDS encoding ABC transporter ATP-binding protein: METILTIQNLHKRYGRVQALKDISFEIEKGRVYGILGPNGSGKSTTLGIVLNVVNKTSGQYSWFGGKIQTHDALKKVGAIIERPNFYPYMTAEENLKLVCKIKNIDYSKINEKLELVGLNERKNSKFSTFSLGMKQRLAIASALLNDPEILILDEPTNGLDPQGIHQIRDIIKKIASQGTTILLASHLLDEVEKVCTDVVVLRKGEILYSGPVGGMSANEGFFEIQADDTEKLIAVTETHPAVDRIIKEKEMILVYLKNDLNAADLNRFLFSQNITLNHLVKRKNSLEEQFLELTNNASIKNK